A region from the Candidatus Hydrogenedentota bacterium genome encodes:
- a CDS encoding DUF2384 domain-containing protein, translated as MGLVLIPWEGAKSARARSAAFRRRGAWVFHVPQGAAVWYGGVLGNLEGRPMEGAEATLDGIRDVMRAGLSREAFDRLRQALSVSNDALARAVGVPLRTLARRRRFKPDESEGLLRVASAFQRSLDIFEDLEKARHWFSTPKRALVGKTPLEYCDTGPGAEEVEHLLGRMEHGVFS; from the coding sequence GTGGGTCTCGTACTGATCCCCTGGGAGGGCGCGAAGAGCGCTCGCGCCCGGAGTGCCGCGTTCCGCCGACGCGGCGCGTGGGTGTTTCATGTTCCGCAGGGGGCCGCCGTCTGGTATGGGGGCGTACTTGGAAATCTGGAGGGGCGCCCAATGGAGGGGGCCGAAGCCACGCTCGACGGAATACGAGACGTCATGCGTGCCGGCCTGAGTCGAGAGGCGTTTGATCGCTTGCGTCAGGCGCTCTCGGTCTCCAACGATGCCTTGGCCCGGGCGGTCGGCGTGCCCCTTCGTACCCTGGCGCGGCGACGTCGCTTCAAGCCCGACGAGTCCGAGGGGCTCCTGCGAGTTGCCTCGGCCTTCCAGCGCAGCCTGGATATCTTCGAAGATTTGGAAAAAGCCCGCCACTGGTTTTCCACGCCGAAACGCGCGCTCGTTGGAAAGACGCCCCTTGAATACTGTGACACGGGCCCCGGTGCTGAGGAAGTCGAGCATTTGCTGGGCCGGATGGAGCATGGCGTCTTCAGTTGA
- a CDS encoding RES family NAD+ phosphorylase, whose protein sequence is MTAFRITRAKYASSAFDGEGARQFGGRWNSPGTPMVYVSSSRSLATLELLVHLDDLATIRSSHVLIPVTFDESIVAEANTSVLRAGWDGPQIALSTQQLGDQWVRSYASAVLKVPSVVTPGEYNYLINPRHPDFSRVEIGAATRFEPDPRLTR, encoded by the coding sequence ATCACGGCCTTTCGCATTACCCGCGCGAAGTATGCCTCAAGCGCCTTTGACGGCGAAGGAGCGCGTCAGTTTGGCGGGCGGTGGAATTCGCCGGGTACCCCCATGGTCTATGTCTCCAGTTCCCGTTCCCTCGCAACGCTGGAGTTGCTCGTCCATCTGGACGATCTCGCGACTATCCGCAGTTCCCATGTCCTTATACCCGTGACCTTCGACGAATCCATCGTGGCGGAGGCGAACACGAGCGTGCTGCGGGCCGGCTGGGATGGCCCTCAGATCGCGCTGTCCACGCAACAACTCGGTGATCAGTGGGTGCGTTCGTACGCGTCGGCGGTGCTGAAAGTCCCCAGCGTGGTGACGCCCGGCGAGTACAATTACCTCATCAATCCGCGGCACCCGGACTTCAGCCGGGTTGAAATCGGGGCCGCGACCCGATTCGAGCCCGACCCCAGGCTTACGCGATAG